Proteins encoded within one genomic window of Halorussus salilacus:
- a CDS encoding single-stranded-DNA-specific exonuclease RecJ, with protein MATAGPVPALAERAASCADRLREADEVLLASHIDADGLTSAAVASSALERAGIPFETVFSKQLDAEEVAAIAATDYDTVLFTDFGSGQLDIIGDHEADGDFTPVVADHHQPADATTEFHLNPLLFDIDGSSELSGAGASYVLARALEPEDGDNRDLAALAVVGAVGDMQTTDGELVGANTAIVEEGRAAGVLETGTDLTLYGKQTRPLPKLLEYASDVYIPGVSNDQNGAIRFLDGLGIDLKEGGDWRRWVDLTDDERQTVASGLVQRAVSKGVSADRIDGLVGTTYTLVDEPEGTELRDVSEFSTLLNATARYERADVGLAVCLGDRGDALERARTLLSEHRRNLSEGLQWVKSEGVTREENLQWFHAGGRIRETIVGIIAGMAVGADGVERGTPIVAFAEKNDEEVKVSARGTPSLTRRGLDLSAVMREASQAVGGDGGGHDVAAGATVPKGTEEEFVARADKLVGEQLG; from the coding sequence ATGGCTACCGCCGGTCCAGTCCCCGCTCTCGCCGAGCGCGCCGCGTCGTGCGCCGACCGCCTCCGCGAGGCCGACGAGGTGTTGCTCGCGTCCCACATCGACGCCGACGGGCTGACGAGCGCCGCAGTCGCGTCGTCGGCGCTCGAACGCGCGGGCATCCCGTTCGAGACCGTCTTCAGCAAGCAGTTGGACGCCGAGGAGGTCGCCGCAATCGCGGCGACCGACTACGACACCGTGCTGTTCACCGACTTCGGGAGCGGCCAGTTGGACATCATCGGCGACCACGAGGCCGATGGGGACTTCACGCCGGTCGTCGCCGACCACCACCAGCCAGCCGACGCGACCACCGAGTTCCACCTCAACCCCCTCCTGTTCGACATCGACGGCTCCTCGGAGCTGTCGGGCGCGGGTGCGAGCTACGTCCTCGCGCGGGCGCTCGAACCCGAGGACGGGGACAACCGCGACCTCGCCGCCCTCGCGGTGGTCGGCGCGGTCGGCGACATGCAGACCACCGACGGCGAACTCGTGGGCGCGAACACCGCCATCGTCGAGGAGGGGCGGGCCGCGGGCGTCCTCGAAACTGGCACCGACCTGACGCTCTACGGCAAGCAGACCCGACCCCTCCCCAAACTGCTGGAGTACGCCAGCGACGTGTACATCCCGGGCGTCTCGAACGACCAGAACGGCGCGATTCGGTTCCTCGACGGGCTCGGCATCGACCTCAAGGAGGGCGGCGACTGGCGGCGCTGGGTCGACCTGACCGACGACGAGCGCCAGACCGTCGCGAGCGGACTCGTCCAGCGGGCGGTCTCGAAGGGGGTCAGCGCCGACCGCATCGACGGGCTGGTGGGCACGACCTACACCCTCGTCGACGAGCCCGAGGGGACCGAACTCCGGGACGTGAGCGAGTTCTCGACCCTCCTGAACGCGACCGCCCGCTACGAGCGCGCCGACGTGGGGCTGGCGGTCTGTCTGGGCGACCGCGGCGACGCGCTCGAACGCGCCCGGACCCTGCTCTCCGAACACCGCCGGAACCTCTCGGAGGGCCTCCAGTGGGTCAAATCAGAGGGCGTCACCCGCGAGGAGAACCTCCAGTGGTTCCACGCCGGAGGCCGCATCCGGGAGACCATCGTCGGCATCATCGCCGGGATGGCGGTCGGAGCCGACGGCGTCGAGCGCGGGACGCCCATCGTCGCCTTCGCCGAGAAGAACGACGAGGAGGTGAAGGTGTCGGCGCGCGGGACGCCCTCGCTGACCCGCCGGGGACTCGACCTCTCTGCGGTGATGCGCGAGGCGTCTCAGGCGGTCGGCGGCGACGGCGGCGGCCACGACGTGGCCGCGGGCGCGACCGTCCCGAAGGGGACAGAAGAGGAGTTCGTGGCGCGCGCCGACAAATTGGTCGGCGAACAGCTCGGATAG
- a CDS encoding uroporphyrinogen-III synthase yields MSRDVRVAVFRPDDERLAEAEQLLDSLGADPVADPMLEVRPTGNAPESGEYVVLTSKTGVELAAESGWDPGDATVCAIGSSTADALREHGYEVDLVPEEYTSAGLVAALESEVEGRRVEVARSDHGSPVLTEGLADAGADVRETILYRLVRPEGSGESAALAADGDLDAALFTSSLTVAHFLEAADERGVREEAIAGLNEAVVGAIGPPTRETAESEGIDVDVVPEVADFEKLACAVVEAAAPTYHG; encoded by the coding sequence ATGAGCCGAGACGTTCGGGTCGCGGTCTTCCGCCCGGACGACGAGCGCCTCGCCGAGGCCGAGCAACTGCTCGACTCGCTCGGGGCCGACCCCGTCGCCGACCCGATGCTCGAAGTCCGGCCGACCGGGAACGCGCCCGAGTCGGGCGAGTACGTCGTGCTGACGAGCAAGACGGGCGTGGAGTTGGCCGCCGAATCGGGCTGGGACCCCGGCGACGCGACCGTCTGCGCAATCGGGTCGAGCACCGCCGACGCCCTGCGCGAGCACGGCTACGAGGTCGACCTCGTGCCCGAGGAGTACACCTCCGCGGGACTCGTCGCGGCCCTCGAATCGGAGGTCGAGGGGAGACGCGTCGAGGTCGCCCGGAGCGACCACGGGAGCCCGGTCCTCACCGAGGGGCTCGCCGACGCGGGCGCGGACGTACGCGAGACGATTCTGTACCGGCTGGTCAGGCCCGAGGGGTCCGGCGAGTCGGCCGCGCTCGCGGCCGACGGCGACCTCGACGCCGCCCTCTTTACGTCGTCGCTGACCGTGGCGCACTTCCTTGAGGCGGCCGACGAACGCGGGGTGCGGGAGGAAGCGATTGCGGGACTGAACGAGGCGGTGGTCGGGGCCATCGGCCCGCCGACACGCGAGACCGCCGAATCGGAGGGCATCGACGTGGACGTGGTTCCGGAGGTCGCCGACTTCGAGAAACTGGCGTGCGCGGTCGTGGAGGCCGCCGCGCCGACGTATCACGGGTGA
- the hemC gene encoding hydroxymethylbilane synthase — protein sequence MTTRGTKVRLATRGSDLALRQAGEVKAALEDRRFEVELVEVETTGDEIRDELIHRLGKTGAFVRSLDEKVLSGELDGAIHSMKDMPTEHPDELIVAAIPERASANDVLVTPDGKALEDLPEGATVGTSSLRRKAQLLNSRPDLTVEPLRGNVDTRAEKLLAPALQREHEARTEAEKEKKANEQIARKGHKKEYEGEFDRTVEEWFDDLAEIERRAMEREVETEYDAIVLAQAGLERSGLAHHLEYVELPPGEFVPAPGQGALAVTSLDDDLAGDLNTVLDHPRTRVETTVERTVLAELGGGCVAPIGVHALIQGENVHVDVQVFSQDGTEKIAATRDLPVENHVAAAKELAAELRERGAAELVEAARRDEPEEEGKRE from the coding sequence ATGACCACACGAGGGACGAAGGTCCGGCTCGCCACGCGGGGGTCGGACCTCGCGCTCCGGCAGGCCGGAGAGGTGAAGGCCGCGCTGGAGGACCGGCGGTTCGAGGTCGAACTGGTCGAGGTCGAGACGACCGGCGACGAGATTCGCGACGAACTCATCCATCGGCTCGGCAAGACCGGTGCGTTCGTCCGGAGCCTCGACGAGAAGGTGCTGTCGGGCGAGCTGGACGGCGCGATCCACTCGATGAAGGACATGCCGACCGAACACCCCGACGAACTCATCGTCGCCGCGATTCCCGAGCGCGCCAGCGCCAACGACGTGCTGGTGACGCCCGACGGGAAGGCGCTGGAGGACCTGCCGGAGGGCGCGACCGTGGGAACGTCGAGCCTCCGCCGGAAGGCCCAGTTGCTGAACTCGCGGCCCGACCTGACGGTCGAGCCGCTCCGGGGGAACGTCGACACGCGCGCCGAGAAACTCCTCGCGCCCGCGCTCCAGCGCGAGCACGAGGCGCGCACCGAGGCCGAGAAGGAGAAGAAAGCGAACGAACAGATAGCTCGGAAGGGCCACAAGAAGGAGTACGAGGGCGAGTTCGACCGGACCGTCGAGGAGTGGTTCGACGACCTCGCCGAAATCGAACGACGCGCGATGGAGCGGGAGGTCGAGACCGAGTACGACGCCATCGTCCTCGCGCAGGCCGGACTCGAACGCAGCGGTCTGGCCCACCACCTCGAATACGTCGAACTCCCGCCCGGGGAGTTCGTCCCCGCGCCGGGGCAGGGCGCGCTGGCGGTGACCTCCCTCGACGACGACCTCGCCGGAGACCTCAACACCGTCCTCGACCACCCCCGGACGCGGGTCGAGACCACGGTCGAGCGGACCGTCCTCGCGGAACTCGGCGGCGGATGCGTCGCGCCCATCGGCGTCCACGCCCTGATTCAGGGCGAGAACGTCCACGTCGACGTGCAGGTGTTCTCTCAGGACGGCACCGAGAAGATAGCGGCGACCCGCGACCTGCCGGTCGAGAACCACGTCGCGGCCGCCAAGGAACTGGCCGCCGAACTCCGCGAGCGGGGCGCGGCCGAGCTCGTCGAGGCCGCCCGGCGCGACGAGCCCGAGGAGGAGGGCAAGCGCGAATGA
- a CDS encoding DUF7718 family protein has translation MSDFTYIYDIGTYHGRTYYLGVRATPNLDVVRSFAVVLFYEKSNGESVEVAKIDDSEHESGSVHFDRYYRSAGANQKDFDVDVSSVFEAEERLAENWRRYARLHEENHGAE, from the coding sequence GTGTCCGACTTCACGTACATCTACGACATCGGGACGTATCACGGGCGAACGTACTATCTCGGCGTTCGCGCTACCCCAAATTTAGACGTCGTCCGGTCATTTGCAGTCGTCTTGTTCTACGAGAAGAGCAATGGGGAATCGGTCGAAGTTGCGAAGATAGACGACAGCGAACACGAATCGGGATCGGTCCACTTCGACAGATACTATCGTTCGGCGGGTGCGAATCAGAAGGATTTCGACGTCGACGTCTCGTCCGTTTTCGAAGCCGAGGAACGCCTCGCGGAGAACTGGCGGCGCTACGCCCGCCTACACGAGGAGAACCACGGAGCCGAATGA
- a CDS encoding HVO_A0114 family putative DNA-binding protein, with product MARALARGGMDGVHVLSHESAERILTEKRRELIDVLRREEVESVRDLARRVERDKGQVSRDLGILAEHGVVDFEETGRAKRPYLGSDHLVVEPIH from the coding sequence ATGGCCCGTGCGCTTGCCCGAGGCGGGATGGACGGCGTTCACGTCCTCAGTCACGAGAGCGCGGAGCGAATCCTCACCGAGAAGCGCCGCGAACTAATCGACGTACTACGCCGCGAGGAGGTCGAATCGGTCCGTGACCTCGCCCGCCGCGTCGAACGCGACAAGGGGCAGGTCAGCCGAGACCTCGGAATCCTTGCGGAACACGGCGTGGTCGATTTCGAGGAGACGGGACGAGCGAAGCGCCCGTATCTCGGGAGCGACCATCTGGTCGTCGAACCGATACACTGA
- a CDS encoding MFS transporter yields the protein MKWRYRNTVLALATLAFFATMAARLAISPVVPDITESFDVTTGTVGVALSGMWAAYALAQFPSGVLGDRYGERRVILTAVGLTAVASLLLALSPSYATFAVFAVALGAGAGLHYSVATTFISKHFENIGRAIGVHVAGGPLAGLLVPVAVAAVAARYGWRPALSLGAVVAVPTFVAFAARVEPTEPVRPDQRMRDRFALGPVGELLSRPEIAYTTVLAVAGAFTWQATASFLPTLLSEGRGLDTTTASALFSLYFVVHGATQPVMGWLSDRFDRDAAASLSMGLGIAGYGTLAWGSTLPAFAAGVVLAGVAMSWGAPLQSRFIDKLSAEERGAGFGLVRTVYMLLGATGSVVVGVVADAAGWTPAFGLLAAIMAVGFAVLVANRALGLGL from the coding sequence GTGAAGTGGCGATACCGCAACACAGTCCTCGCGCTCGCCACCCTCGCCTTCTTCGCCACGATGGCCGCCCGGCTCGCCATCAGCCCGGTCGTCCCCGACATCACCGAGTCGTTCGACGTCACGACCGGGACCGTCGGCGTCGCGCTCTCGGGGATGTGGGCGGCCTACGCGCTCGCGCAGTTCCCCAGCGGCGTGCTGGGCGACCGGTACGGTGAGCGGCGGGTCATCCTGACCGCGGTGGGGCTGACGGCGGTCGCCAGCCTCCTGCTCGCGCTCTCGCCGAGCTACGCGACGTTCGCGGTCTTCGCGGTGGCGCTCGGGGCCGGGGCGGGCCTCCACTACAGCGTGGCGACCACGTTCATCTCGAAGCACTTCGAGAACATCGGCCGGGCCATCGGCGTCCACGTCGCGGGCGGCCCGCTCGCCGGACTGCTGGTGCCGGTCGCCGTGGCCGCGGTCGCCGCCCGGTACGGCTGGCGGCCCGCCCTCTCGCTCGGGGCGGTCGTCGCGGTGCCGACGTTCGTCGCGTTCGCGGCCCGGGTCGAACCGACCGAGCCCGTCCGGCCCGACCAGCGCATGCGCGACCGGTTCGCGCTCGGACCGGTCGGAGAACTCCTCTCCCGGCCCGAGATCGCCTACACCACGGTGCTGGCGGTCGCGGGGGCGTTCACCTGGCAGGCGACCGCCTCGTTCCTCCCGACGTTGCTCTCGGAGGGCCGGGGGCTCGACACCACGACCGCGAGCGCGCTGTTCTCGCTGTACTTCGTGGTCCACGGCGCGACCCAGCCAGTGATGGGGTGGCTCTCGGACCGGTTCGACAGGGACGCCGCGGCGTCCCTGTCGATGGGCCTCGGCATCGCTGGCTACGGGACGCTCGCGTGGGGCTCGACCCTCCCGGCGTTCGCCGCGGGCGTCGTCCTCGCGGGGGTGGCGATGAGCTGGGGCGCGCCCCTCCAGTCCAGATTCATCGACAAGCTCTCGGCCGAGGAGCGTGGCGCTGGCTTCGGGCTGGTCCGGACCGTCTACATGCTGTTGGGCGCGACCGGGAGCGTCGTCGTCGGCGTGGTGGCCGACGCCGCCGGGTGGACTCCGGCGTTCGGACTGCTGGCCGCGATCATGGCCGTCGGGTTCGCGGTGCTGGTCGCCAACCGCGCGCTGGGGCTGGGCCTCTGA
- the hemL gene encoding glutamate-1-semialdehyde 2,1-aminomutase, with amino-acid sequence MHDANSRELYDRALSVLPGGVNSPVRATRPYPFFVERGDGAHVVDADGNKYVDYVMGYGPLLLGHDLPQEVESRIQSQLSDGPMYGAPAEVEVELAEFIARHVQSVEMVRFVNSGTEATTSAVRLARGYTGRDKLVVMQGGYHGAQESTLVEGKSGGVGSPSSDGIPPAFAEETITVPFNDEAAVREVFEERGDEIAGVLVEPILGNCASVGPVEGYLETLRELTDDHGALLVFDEVMTGFRVGGLQCAQGKFGVTPDLTTFAKVIGGGFPVGAVGGPAEIMEGFTPVGDVFQAGTYSGHPLSLTAGLEMLRFAAENDVYDHVNDLGEKLRSGLTDILEDHAPEYTVTGYDSMFKVVFTRDGPRDLSGQCEAGCRQDPECPRYDYCPKNKSDVDAAETERWERLFWPAMREQGVFLTANQYESQFLSYAHTEEDVEETLEAYKEAL; translated from the coding sequence ATGCACGACGCGAACTCCCGCGAACTGTACGACCGGGCGCTCTCGGTCCTCCCCGGCGGCGTCAACTCCCCCGTGCGGGCGACCCGCCCCTACCCGTTCTTCGTCGAGCGCGGCGACGGCGCGCACGTCGTCGACGCCGACGGCAACAAGTACGTCGACTACGTGATGGGGTACGGCCCGCTCCTGCTGGGCCACGACCTGCCCCAAGAGGTCGAGTCCCGAATCCAGTCCCAGCTCTCGGACGGCCCGATGTACGGCGCGCCCGCCGAGGTCGAGGTCGAACTCGCGGAGTTCATCGCGCGCCACGTCCAGAGCGTCGAGATGGTCCGGTTCGTCAACAGCGGGACCGAGGCGACCACCTCCGCGGTCCGACTCGCCCGCGGGTACACCGGCCGCGACAAGCTGGTCGTGATGCAGGGCGGCTACCACGGCGCACAGGAATCGACGCTCGTGGAGGGGAAATCGGGCGGCGTGGGGTCGCCGAGTTCCGACGGCATCCCCCCGGCGTTCGCCGAGGAGACCATCACCGTCCCGTTCAACGACGAGGCCGCGGTCCGAGAGGTGTTCGAGGAGCGCGGTGACGAAATCGCGGGCGTGCTCGTCGAGCCGATTCTGGGCAACTGCGCCTCGGTCGGACCGGTCGAGGGCTATCTCGAAACCCTCCGCGAGCTGACCGACGACCACGGCGCGCTCCTCGTCTTCGACGAGGTGATGACCGGCTTCCGAGTCGGCGGCCTCCAGTGCGCGCAGGGCAAGTTCGGCGTCACGCCCGACCTGACCACCTTCGCGAAGGTCATCGGCGGGGGTTTCCCGGTCGGCGCGGTCGGCGGTCCCGCCGAAATCATGGAGGGGTTCACGCCCGTGGGCGACGTGTTCCAGGCCGGGACCTACTCGGGCCACCCCCTCTCGCTGACCGCGGGGCTGGAGATGCTCCGGTTCGCCGCCGAGAACGACGTGTACGACCACGTCAACGACCTCGGCGAGAAACTCCGCTCGGGGCTGACCGACATCCTCGAAGACCACGCGCCCGAGTACACCGTCACCGGCTACGACAGCATGTTCAAGGTCGTGTTCACCCGCGACGGCCCGCGCGACCTGTCGGGCCAGTGCGAGGCGGGGTGTCGCCAGGACCCCGAGTGCCCGCGCTACGACTACTGTCCGAAGAACAAGTCCGACGTGGACGCCGCCGAGACCGAACGCTGGGAGCGACTCTTCTGGCCCGCGATGCGCGAACAGGGCGTGTTCCTGACCGCGAACCAGTACGAGTCGCAGTTCCTCAGCTACGCCCACACCGAGGAGGACGTAGAGGAGACGCTGGAGGCGTACAAGGAGGCGCTGTAG
- a CDS encoding DUF5518 domain-containing protein has product MDRETTTTRTEGRPPRADERRDDDPNTLLNALIGAVVTVITAPLLPFAAIFGGAAAGYLQRGDFAEGAKIGAISGAIAAVPAVLLVWLVFGFFLIGADPLFGFSVVIALVVFFFVASYLVGAGALGGALGAYLRREL; this is encoded by the coding sequence ATGGACAGAGAGACGACGACCACCCGTACCGAGGGACGCCCGCCCCGCGCCGACGAGAGGCGCGACGACGACCCGAACACCCTACTGAACGCCCTCATCGGCGCGGTCGTGACCGTGATAACCGCGCCCCTGCTCCCGTTCGCCGCCATCTTCGGCGGCGCGGCCGCGGGCTACCTCCAGCGCGGGGACTTCGCCGAGGGCGCGAAGATCGGTGCCATCTCGGGTGCCATCGCGGCCGTTCCGGCGGTGCTGTTGGTGTGGCTCGTCTTCGGGTTCTTCCTCATCGGGGCCGACCCGCTGTTCGGGTTCTCGGTCGTCATCGCGCTGGTCGTCTTCTTCTTCGTCGCGAGCTACCTCGTCGGCGCTGGCGCGCTCGGCGGGGCGCTCGGGGCGTACCTCCGGCGGGAGCTGTGA
- a CDS encoding ammonium transporter gives MQSPEELAVLAEGVNTMWVLLVTFLIFFMHAGFAMLEAGQVRSKNVANQLTKNLLTWSVGVIAFFFVGAGVSSAVGALTSGGGEYALFGTLDGSDPNAWVDWLFGAVFAMTAATIVSGAVAGRAKLRAYVSYTFLLAAVVYPVVTGFTWGEGFLFELGFADFAGGMIVHGMGGVAGLTAAYVIGPRLDRYDDDGSANVIPGHSLTFAVLGTLVLAFGWYGFNVGTAATVFVVEEGSIALGDFAYVGRVALNTTLGMAAGAIGAGAVSLYKTRKVDTLYVANGLLAGLVGVTASADAVVWYGGIISGLLAGAQLPLVFEFVEKRLKIDDVCAVFPVHGSAGILGAVVMPFFAVGGFSASQFAVQVLGVGVITLWTVAATGAVFGAFKAVGQARVSADHERDGLDSAEHGVDTYPEFGPEVGEGTAIRTDGGELPNGGEIKLVTAVVRPDRLPKVKTALAQIGAPSLTVTNVSGRGSQPAKTGQWRGEEYTVDLHQKVKVECAVADVPADEVVEAVREAADTGEPGDGKIFVIPVEDACQVRTGVRGPEAV, from the coding sequence ATGCAGTCGCCCGAGGAACTCGCGGTGCTCGCGGAGGGCGTCAACACGATGTGGGTGCTGTTGGTGACCTTCCTCATCTTCTTCATGCACGCGGGGTTCGCGATGCTGGAGGCCGGGCAGGTCCGGTCGAAGAACGTCGCCAATCAGCTCACGAAGAACCTGCTGACGTGGAGCGTGGGCGTGATCGCGTTCTTCTTCGTCGGCGCGGGAGTCTCGTCGGCGGTCGGCGCACTCACCAGCGGGGGCGGCGAGTACGCGCTGTTCGGGACGCTCGACGGCTCGGACCCGAACGCGTGGGTCGACTGGCTGTTCGGCGCGGTGTTCGCGATGACCGCCGCGACCATCGTCTCGGGCGCGGTGGCGGGCCGCGCGAAGCTCCGGGCGTACGTCTCGTACACGTTCCTGCTCGCGGCGGTCGTCTACCCGGTCGTGACCGGTTTTACGTGGGGAGAGGGCTTCCTCTTCGAACTCGGCTTCGCCGACTTCGCTGGCGGCATGATCGTCCACGGGATGGGCGGCGTCGCCGGGCTCACCGCCGCGTACGTCATCGGCCCGCGGCTGGACCGGTACGACGACGACGGCTCGGCCAACGTCATCCCCGGCCACTCGCTGACGTTCGCGGTGCTGGGGACGCTCGTGCTCGCGTTCGGCTGGTACGGTTTCAACGTCGGTACCGCCGCGACGGTGTTCGTCGTCGAGGAGGGTTCCATCGCGCTCGGCGACTTCGCGTACGTCGGCCGGGTCGCGCTCAACACCACGCTCGGGATGGCCGCGGGGGCCATCGGCGCGGGCGCGGTCTCGCTGTACAAGACCCGGAAGGTCGACACCCTCTACGTCGCCAACGGCCTGCTCGCCGGACTGGTCGGCGTGACCGCCAGCGCCGACGCCGTCGTCTGGTACGGCGGCATAATTTCGGGCCTGCTCGCTGGCGCGCAGTTGCCCCTCGTCTTCGAGTTCGTCGAGAAGCGCCTCAAGATAGACGACGTGTGCGCGGTGTTCCCGGTCCACGGCTCGGCGGGGATACTCGGCGCGGTCGTGATGCCGTTCTTCGCGGTCGGGGGCTTCTCCGCGAGCCAGTTCGCGGTTCAGGTCCTCGGCGTCGGCGTCATCACCCTCTGGACCGTCGCGGCGACCGGCGCGGTGTTCGGCGCGTTCAAGGCGGTCGGACAGGCCCGCGTCAGCGCCGACCACGAGCGCGACGGTCTCGACAGCGCCGAACACGGCGTCGACACCTACCCCGAGTTCGGCCCCGAGGTGGGCGAGGGGACCGCGATTCGGACGGACGGCGGCGAACTCCCCAACGGCGGGGAGATCAAGCTCGTGACCGCCGTCGTGCGGCCCGACCGCCTCCCGAAGGTCAAGACCGCGCTCGCGCAGATCGGCGCGCCGAGCCTCACGGTCACGAACGTCTCGGGGCGGGGGAGCCAGCCCGCCAAGACCGGCCAGTGGCGCGGCGAGGAGTACACCGTCGACCTCCACCAGAAGGTGAAAGTCGAGTGCGCGGTCGCCGACGTTCCGGCCGACGAGGTCGTCGAGGCCGTCCGCGAGGCCGCCGACACCGGCGAACCGGGAGACGGGAAGATATTCGTGATTCCGGTCGAGGACGCCTGTCAGGTCCGGACCGGGGTTCGGGGGCCAGAGGCGGTCTGA
- the hemB gene encoding porphobilinogen synthase — protein sequence MDITDRPRRLRRDGIRGMVSETDVCPEDLIAPVFVDATADERVEIESMPGHERVPVDESVARVEEVLETGVESVVLFGIPESKDERGTRAWADDGVVQEATRRVKRETDAYVITDVCLCEYTSHGHCGILEDHAQSAARLTVENDETLDLLGKIAVSHAEAGADMVAPSGMMDGTVGAIREALDDEGFSDVPIMSYAAKYESAFYGPFRDAADGAPAFGDRRHYQMDPANRREALREVALDVEQGADVLMVKPALPYLDVVSDIREEFDHPVAAYNVSGEYAMLHAAAEKGWLDLESVALESLVSIKRAGADLILTYFAEDVAERL from the coding sequence ATGGACATCACCGACCGGCCCCGCCGACTCCGGCGGGACGGCATCCGCGGGATGGTGAGCGAGACCGACGTGTGCCCCGAGGACCTCATCGCCCCCGTCTTCGTGGACGCGACGGCAGACGAGCGCGTCGAAATCGAGTCGATGCCCGGCCACGAGCGCGTGCCGGTCGACGAATCGGTCGCCCGCGTCGAGGAGGTCCTCGAAACCGGCGTCGAGTCGGTCGTGCTCTTCGGGATTCCCGAGTCGAAGGACGAGCGAGGCACCCGCGCGTGGGCCGACGACGGGGTGGTGCAGGAGGCGACCCGGCGGGTCAAGCGCGAGACAGACGCCTACGTGATCACGGACGTGTGCCTCTGCGAGTACACCAGCCACGGCCACTGCGGAATCTTGGAGGACCACGCCCAGTCGGCCGCCCGACTGACCGTGGAGAACGACGAGACGCTCGACCTGCTCGGGAAGATAGCGGTCTCCCACGCCGAGGCCGGGGCCGACATGGTCGCGCCCTCCGGGATGATGGACGGGACGGTGGGCGCGATCCGGGAGGCGCTGGACGACGAGGGCTTTTCGGACGTTCCCATCATGAGCTACGCCGCAAAGTACGAGTCGGCGTTCTACGGCCCCTTCCGCGACGCCGCCGACGGCGCGCCCGCGTTCGGCGACCGGCGGCACTACCAGATGGACCCCGCGAACCGACGCGAGGCCCTACGGGAAGTCGCCCTCGACGTGGAACAGGGCGCCGACGTGCTGATGGTCAAGCCCGCGCTCCCCTATCTGGACGTGGTGTCCGACATCCGCGAGGAGTTCGACCACCCGGTCGCGGCCTACAACGTCTCCGGGGAGTACGCGATGCTCCACGCCGCCGCCGAGAAGGGGTGGCTGGACTTGGAGTCGGTCGCGCTGGAGTCGCTGGTGTCGATAAAGCGAGCGGGCGCGGACCTGATTCTGACGTACTTCGCGGAGGACGTGGCAGAGCGTCTCTAA
- a CDS encoding DedA family protein, with amino-acid sequence MGLFFIGNERLARQWLDQYGLLALFCILVLEGAMLLYFAPSESLVPLGVTLLAEGPGDLDNIAGVILVAVVGATIGQYALFLLAKRGGREYLLGKRWFRIDEDQLDRFDGWFQKWGRIVVPVSNALLFTRGMLTVPAGFAEMRDWEFVVLSALGTLIFQSWLAAAALYAVELGFLGFL; translated from the coding sequence ATCGGCCTGTTCTTCATCGGCAACGAGCGACTCGCGCGCCAGTGGCTCGACCAGTACGGCCTGCTCGCGCTGTTCTGCATCCTCGTGCTGGAGGGGGCGATGCTCCTCTACTTCGCACCGAGCGAGAGCCTCGTCCCGCTCGGGGTGACCCTGCTCGCGGAGGGTCCCGGCGACCTCGACAACATCGCGGGAGTCATCCTCGTCGCGGTGGTCGGCGCGACCATCGGCCAGTACGCCCTCTTCCTGCTCGCCAAGCGCGGCGGCCGGGAGTACCTCCTCGGCAAGCGGTGGTTCCGAATCGACGAGGACCAGCTCGACCGCTTCGACGGGTGGTTCCAGAAGTGGGGCCGAATCGTCGTCCCGGTGAGCAACGCCCTCCTCTTCACTCGGGGCATGCTGACCGTCCCGGCCGGGTTCGCGGAGATGCGCGACTGGGAGTTCGTCGTTCTCTCGGCGCTGGGCACGCTGATATTCCAGTCGTGGCTCGCGGCAGCCGCGCTGTACGCGGTCGAACTCGGCTTCCTCGGATTCCTCTGA
- a CDS encoding type II toxin-antitoxin system VapC family toxin: protein MSLFIDTGVFYAQSDRDAHRHPTANEALESVLSSEYGRLYTSDYVFAETVTLTRKRTGRFEYANRIGDRILGKGDFPHVIETITTSEELFQRSIETFERYDDHDLSFTDASTVALVRSLDIDAVLAFDDDFDGLVSRLDPREVAS from the coding sequence ATGAGTCTGTTCATCGATACGGGCGTCTTCTACGCCCAGTCCGACCGCGATGCACACCGACACCCGACCGCGAACGAAGCTCTCGAATCCGTTCTGTCGAGCGAATACGGCCGATTGTACACGAGCGATTACGTCTTCGCCGAGACGGTGACGCTCACGAGAAAGCGTACCGGACGTTTCGAGTACGCCAATCGAATCGGTGACCGCATTCTCGGAAAGGGGGACTTCCCCCACGTTATCGAAACGATAACCACCTCCGAGGAACTGTTTCAGCGCTCCATAGAGACGTTCGAACGCTACGACGACCACGACCTGAGCTTCACCGACGCCTCGACCGTCGCGCTCGTTCGGAGTCTCGACATCGACGCCGTTCTCGCGTTCGACGACGACTTCGACGGGCTCGTCTCGCGTCTCGACCCGAGAGAAGTCGCGTCCTAG